The following coding sequences lie in one Pseudomonas sp. SL4(2022) genomic window:
- a CDS encoding lipase secretion chaperone, giving the protein MLQAGTTKAAHALQSLPASFSGTMVDGTFRLDAAGNLLISEDIRRIFDYFLAAVGEEPLRTSVERLRAYIAEQLPANAREQALALLDQYLDYKRELVLLEHDLPQVANLDALRHRETTVQALRARIFDTATQQAFFAREDAYNQFTLQRLAILHDSQLDDAGKATAVDQLRNSLPAEMQDAVLPQLQNELRQQTAQLHAAGAKPEQIRQLRQQLVGAAATQRLEVLDQQRQTWKKRIAQYRIDKAAIENNPGLSTSDKRAAIAQLAAENFDERERLRLEAAEQLATQNKAQP; this is encoded by the coding sequence TTGCTGCAAGCCGGAACAACTAAGGCTGCACATGCGCTGCAGAGCCTGCCAGCCTCCTTCAGCGGTACCATGGTGGACGGTACATTTCGTCTCGACGCAGCAGGTAACCTACTGATCAGCGAAGACATCCGACGGATATTCGACTACTTCCTCGCCGCCGTGGGCGAAGAGCCATTGCGCACCAGCGTGGAGCGGCTGCGGGCCTATATCGCCGAGCAACTGCCGGCAAATGCTCGTGAACAGGCGCTGGCCCTGCTCGATCAATACCTCGACTACAAACGCGAGCTGGTCTTGCTGGAACATGACCTACCACAGGTTGCCAACCTGGACGCCTTGCGGCACCGAGAAACAACCGTGCAGGCACTGCGTGCGCGAATCTTCGACACGGCAACGCAACAGGCATTCTTCGCCCGCGAAGACGCCTACAACCAATTCACCCTGCAACGCCTGGCCATCCTGCACGACAGCCAACTGGACGATGCCGGTAAGGCCACTGCCGTCGATCAACTGCGCAACAGCCTGCCTGCCGAGATGCAGGATGCTGTCCTGCCTCAGCTGCAGAATGAACTGCGCCAACAGACTGCTCAGCTACACGCCGCAGGGGCCAAACCCGAGCAAATTCGCCAACTGCGCCAACAACTGGTGGGCGCAGCAGCCACCCAACGTCTAGAAGTGCTCGACCAACAACGACAGACCTGGAAGAAGCGGATTGCTCAATACCGCATCGACAAGGCCGCAATCGAAAACAACCCTGGCCTGAGTACCAGCGATAAGCGCGCAGCGATTGCCCAACTGGCAGCAGAAAACTTCGATGAACGCGAACGATTGCGCCTGGAAGCCGCTGAACAGTTGGCGACACAGAACAAAGCACAACCCTAA
- a CDS encoding DoxX family protein, which translates to MNALIKTVVATQAGYGLTVLRIIAGITFAAHGAQKLFGWFGGYGLEGVAQWMESIGLAPGYLMALMAGSAEFFGGLALIIGLLARPAAAVLALTMVVAIATVHLANGFFMSNNGYEFALALLAISIAVMIEGAGKLSLDKRIAG; encoded by the coding sequence ATGAACGCTCTGATCAAAACCGTTGTTGCAACTCAAGCAGGCTATGGCCTAACTGTCCTGCGTATCATCGCTGGCATCACCTTTGCCGCTCACGGTGCACAAAAGTTGTTTGGCTGGTTTGGTGGGTATGGCCTGGAAGGCGTGGCTCAGTGGATGGAAAGTATCGGTCTGGCACCGGGTTACCTGATGGCCCTGATGGCCGGTAGCGCCGAGTTCTTTGGCGGCTTGGCCTTGATCATTGGCCTGCTGGCGCGCCCAGCTGCTGCGGTACTGGCGCTGACCATGGTGGTGGCGATTGCTACTGTGCATTTGGCCAATGGCTTCTTTATGAGCAATAACGGCTACGAGTTTGCCCTGGCTCTGCTGGCAATCAGTATTGCGGTGATGATCGAGGGGGCTGGCAAGCTGTCACTGGACAAGCGCATCGCCGGTTAA
- a CDS encoding transglycosylase SLT domain-containing protein, translating into MLRVLLTCCLLLLSCTAVARVAGPLEVEQPKAARDLASIRSSGELRVLVNQSRNSSGEVKGQSIGVEYHRLRAFEQYLNRNARDDRSLKLKLIPRAKDQLLAALQRGEGDLVAPGELLNMPRGSKLSASAAIRQDVPLIIVARQGNRRYQNLEQLSGRSLALPAGSVAAEAIRLLNQKLIDKKRSPIVIEWVDPSLAVEDVLEMVQAGIFAVTAVEQPIAERWAKVMPKLRLDRHLQLSKDGDMRWYVRRDTPMLGASIDRFLKGYKDPADLDAVFQRVYRRLYKVHYPLGRTERQRLEKVRPVLQRYASQHDFDWLALAALAFKESTLNPAARGASGATGLMQITPVAARSVGVSNISALDNNVQASAKYLAMIRRNYFNSPQLNERERMAFILAGYNLGPQRVQGLRAEARRRGLNPNQWFFQVERVAMEQMGMGVVSYVNSVNKYYLAYDRERYLLEP; encoded by the coding sequence ATGCTGCGAGTGTTGCTCACCTGCTGCCTGTTGCTGCTGTCCTGTACAGCGGTAGCACGTGTGGCTGGGCCGCTGGAAGTCGAGCAGCCCAAGGCTGCCCGAGACTTGGCGAGCATTCGTAGCAGTGGTGAACTGCGTGTGCTGGTCAATCAGAGCCGCAACAGCTCGGGGGAAGTCAAAGGCCAGAGTATCGGCGTTGAGTACCACCGTTTGCGAGCCTTTGAGCAGTACCTCAATCGCAACGCGCGCGATGACCGTAGCCTCAAATTGAAGCTTATCCCGCGAGCCAAGGATCAGTTGCTGGCGGCTCTGCAGCGCGGTGAGGGCGATCTGGTGGCCCCCGGAGAGCTGCTTAATATGCCGCGTGGCAGTAAGCTCAGCGCCAGTGCTGCAATACGCCAGGATGTGCCGCTGATCATCGTGGCTCGCCAGGGGAATCGGCGATACCAGAATCTTGAACAGCTCTCCGGGCGCAGCCTGGCATTACCTGCGGGTAGTGTGGCTGCCGAAGCGATTCGGCTGCTTAATCAGAAGTTGATTGATAAGAAGCGCTCGCCCATTGTCATCGAATGGGTCGACCCGAGCCTTGCCGTCGAAGATGTACTGGAGATGGTGCAGGCAGGAATTTTCGCGGTAACAGCGGTCGAGCAGCCGATTGCCGAGCGTTGGGCCAAGGTGATGCCCAAGCTGCGCCTGGATCGTCATCTGCAGCTATCCAAGGACGGTGACATGCGCTGGTATGTGCGGCGAGATACGCCAATGCTCGGCGCCAGCATTGATCGCTTTCTCAAGGGGTACAAAGATCCTGCGGATCTGGATGCCGTGTTCCAGCGCGTTTACCGTCGTCTGTACAAGGTGCATTACCCGCTTGGGCGTACCGAGCGCCAGCGCCTGGAGAAAGTTCGTCCAGTCTTGCAACGCTACGCCTCCCAGCATGATTTTGACTGGCTGGCCCTGGCAGCACTGGCCTTTAAGGAGTCGACCCTCAATCCAGCCGCGCGGGGGGCAAGTGGTGCCACCGGCCTGATGCAGATCACCCCAGTGGCCGCCCGCAGCGTTGGGGTGAGCAATATCAGTGCGCTGGATAATAACGTGCAGGCCAGCGCGAAGTACCTGGCGATGATTCGCCGCAACTACTTCAACAGCCCGCAACTCAATGAGCGCGAGCGCATGGCATTTATTCTGGCCGGCTACAACCTGGGGCCGCAGCGGGTTCAGGGGCTGCGTGCTGAAGCGCGCCGACGCGGCCTGAATCCCAATCAGTGGTTTTTCCAGGTGGAGCGGGTGGCCATGGAGCAGATGGGTATGGGGGTCGTCAGCTATGTGAATAGTGTGAATAAGTACTACCTGGCGTATGACCGTGAGCGTTATCTACTGGAGCCTTGA